A window from Mangifera indica cultivar Alphonso chromosome 2, CATAS_Mindica_2.1, whole genome shotgun sequence encodes these proteins:
- the LOC123209097 gene encoding lysine-specific demethylase JMJ706-like codes for MYHLFASKNFSLKGEDRVFNRLAGKTTMFRPNLLLQNGIPVYKALQMPGEFVVTFPRAYHGGFSNGFNCGEAVNFALKDWFLFGKDAGDRYARLHKQLFVPYEELLVKEVMSVNHSAAESASQTSANACFRQHIKSLNSTLMNLKNLKVPFVYTPNSETSICSLCYHDCYLASVQCQCGTRCLFLELVKLHCSNGCNITVHLSREVLSVETKALDLQIEEIMSEHEHIVSCIEDGLALDRELNTKLGQAGASSSRN; via the exons ATGTATCATCTGTTTGCCAGTAAGAACTTTTCCCTCAAGGGAGAGGACAGAGTTTTCAATAGGTTAGCAGGAAAAACGACAATGTTTCGTCCAAATTTATTGCTGCAAAATGGTATACCTGTTTACAAGGCTCTGCAGATGCCTGGGGAATTTGTTGTTACCTTTCCTAGAGCATATCATGGAGGATTCAGTAATG GTTTTAATTGCGGCGAGGCAGTAAACTTTGCACTTAAAGATTGGTTTCTATTTGGGAAAGATGCTGGAGATCGGTATGCACGGCTCCACAAGCAGTTGTTTGTTCCTTATGAAGAGCTCCTTGTTAAAGAAGTAATGTCAGTTAATCACTCAGCTGCAGAATCTGCCTCGCAAACTTCTGCTAATGCTTGTTTTAGACAGCATATAAAATCTCTAAACAGCACTCTCATGAACTTAAAGAATCTAAAAGTTCCATTTGTGTATACACCAAATTCTGAAACATCAATCTGCAGCCTATGCTATCATGACTGCTACTTGGCCTCTGTCCAGTGTCAATGTGGAACCAGATGCCTTTTCCTTG AGCTTGTGAAGCTTCATTGTTCTAATGGATGCAACATAACTGTACATCTAAGTCGAGAGGTGCTGAGTGTGGAAACTAAAGCTCTTGACCTTCAGATTGAAGAAATAATGTCGGAGCATGAACATATAGTTTCTTGCATTGAAGATGGACTTGCTCTAGATAGAGAG TTGAATACCAAATTAGGACAAGCCGGTGCCAGCTCAAGTAGGAACTAA